Proteins encoded by one window of Chondromyces crocatus:
- a CDS encoding PA14 domain-containing protein has product MLRTTTRLVTPLLAACLIGGCTLEITTGGGAQQPQQGGNAQRGKAPAPPPPRSGKTTNTTTPATPATTTTRQHPKVPATATRITSPNAFGSGRAGAFQGLAYVLPDSTEKLPTSTSLLVPFAVVYTDRFEIEPQEFSAGFPGALVQNDWFYIKYEGRFDIAKQGKYQFQLTSDDGAKLFIDDKLVVDNDGVHTAKTAEGEVTLAAGAHWLRLDYFQAARGSVALKVLMGQDGKLSPLKGVR; this is encoded by the coding sequence ATGCTTCGCACCACGACCCGACTCGTAACCCCCTTGCTGGCGGCGTGCCTGATCGGCGGCTGCACGCTCGAGATCACGACCGGCGGCGGGGCCCAGCAACCGCAGCAGGGTGGAAACGCCCAGCGCGGCAAAGCCCCCGCCCCTCCCCCTCCCCGGTCCGGGAAGACCACCAACACCACGACCCCCGCGACCCCCGCCACCACCACCACCCGCCAGCACCCCAAGGTCCCGGCGACGGCGACCCGCATCACCTCTCCAAACGCCTTTGGCAGCGGCCGCGCTGGCGCCTTCCAGGGGCTGGCCTATGTCCTCCCGGACAGCACCGAGAAGCTCCCCACGAGCACCAGCCTCCTGGTCCCGTTCGCCGTGGTCTACACCGACCGCTTCGAGATCGAGCCCCAGGAGTTCTCGGCCGGGTTCCCTGGCGCCCTCGTCCAGAACGACTGGTTCTACATCAAGTACGAAGGCCGCTTCGACATCGCCAAGCAAGGCAAGTACCAGTTCCAGCTCACTTCCGACGACGGGGCGAAGCTCTTCATCGACGACAAGCTGGTCGTGGACAACGACGGCGTGCACACCGCCAAGACCGCCGAGGGCGAGGTCACGCTGGCCGCAGGAGCCCACTGGCTCCGGCTGGACTATTTCCAGGCAGCCCGAGGTTCCGTCGCCCTGAAGGTTCTCATGGGGCAGGACGGCAAGCTCTCTCCTCTCAAGGGCGTCCGCTGA
- a CDS encoding M1 family metallopeptidase: MRSALQVAGGLVLAFSAAQGARLLPRITPVLRPLEEGAGAFVHAPSANLPDVANAPTETGSGRPGALPPFDGRLAEHATSVASYTLRAQLDPVAHVIQGEGTLAWQNTSRVPQEAIYIHLYLNAFKSQHSVFQRAALDGFRGEARPGEHGWIDVTRFAVREMDGIDVWPGALATSPDDPHDQTDIRVALPRPVAPGEQLTIDLAWKAHLPPIVLRTGYHRSFHMVAQWFPKIARLEPDGRWAHFPFHRLSEFHADFGSYDVTVDAPATFVVGATGHLESEVRRGDRIERRYLQADVHDFAFAAWDHFREKTATTSEGVVLRCLYPAGHDAQAALQLELARFGLLHFGELFGRYPYRTLTLVHPPAGATEAGGMEYPTLITTGGTWDTLFHGDQGLASLTLHEIAHQWFYGLVATDEHRFPFLDEGLTTWAEADALRTLYGPGSYFSRGGLQIDASTVHRLGALESSADGPLGQSAAGFLSGTEYGNQVYARMATLLATLGRVYGDEVVRAAVGRYARTFRFAHPTPEDLLGVMREVAGPTAAEALRSVLFDGARVDYAITEIQPHAPEPLPGVGAGTASPAYTGLVVVRRRGSLVLPVDVVFHAADGSTQRVRWEATERAARIVYQGSSPLVAAVVDPERRVLLDEDLTNNARSLRPRWVAPRVLERATFAAGAALWTIGP, translated from the coding sequence ATGCGGAGCGCTCTCCAGGTCGCTGGGGGCCTTGTCCTGGCCTTCTCCGCCGCTCAGGGGGCCAGGCTCCTGCCTCGGATCACCCCGGTGCTCCGGCCTCTGGAGGAGGGCGCTGGCGCGTTCGTTCACGCCCCCTCGGCAAACCTGCCTGATGTGGCGAATGCGCCGACCGAGACGGGCTCGGGCCGCCCGGGAGCGCTTCCTCCTTTCGATGGACGCCTCGCCGAGCACGCGACCTCGGTGGCCAGCTATACGCTTCGAGCGCAGCTCGATCCTGTCGCCCACGTCATCCAGGGAGAGGGGACGCTCGCCTGGCAGAACACGTCTCGGGTGCCTCAGGAGGCAATCTACATCCACCTGTACCTGAACGCCTTCAAGAGCCAGCACTCCGTCTTTCAGCGCGCTGCGCTCGACGGCTTTCGCGGAGAGGCCAGACCTGGTGAGCACGGCTGGATCGACGTGACCAGGTTTGCCGTCCGCGAGATGGATGGGATCGATGTCTGGCCCGGCGCACTCGCCACGTCGCCCGATGATCCGCACGACCAGACGGACATCCGCGTTGCCCTTCCGCGACCCGTCGCTCCAGGCGAGCAGCTCACCATCGATCTCGCGTGGAAGGCGCACCTGCCGCCCATCGTCCTGCGCACCGGCTACCACCGGAGCTTTCACATGGTCGCGCAGTGGTTTCCGAAGATCGCGCGCCTGGAACCCGATGGCCGCTGGGCGCACTTTCCGTTTCACCGACTCTCGGAGTTTCACGCGGACTTCGGGAGCTACGATGTGACCGTCGATGCTCCCGCGACCTTCGTGGTCGGCGCGACGGGTCACCTCGAGTCCGAGGTCCGGAGAGGCGATCGCATCGAGCGGCGCTATCTCCAGGCGGATGTCCATGACTTCGCCTTCGCAGCCTGGGACCACTTCCGAGAGAAGACCGCCACCACTTCGGAAGGGGTCGTCCTCCGCTGTCTTTACCCTGCCGGGCACGACGCGCAGGCGGCTCTCCAGCTCGAGCTTGCGCGTTTCGGCCTCCTCCACTTCGGAGAGCTTTTCGGGCGTTATCCCTACCGGACGTTGACCCTGGTCCATCCGCCGGCAGGCGCGACCGAGGCCGGCGGGATGGAATACCCGACCCTCATCACGACCGGCGGCACGTGGGACACCCTGTTCCATGGCGACCAAGGCCTCGCCAGCCTCACCCTGCACGAGATCGCGCATCAGTGGTTCTATGGCCTCGTTGCCACCGACGAGCACCGGTTCCCTTTCCTCGATGAGGGCCTCACCACCTGGGCCGAGGCCGACGCTCTCCGCACGCTTTACGGTCCAGGTTCCTACTTTTCGCGTGGCGGTTTGCAGATCGACGCGTCGACTGTCCACCGCCTCGGTGCGCTCGAGTCGAGCGCTGATGGTCCGCTCGGTCAATCCGCCGCCGGGTTCCTGTCGGGGACCGAGTACGGCAACCAGGTCTATGCGCGCATGGCGACCTTGCTCGCGACGCTCGGTCGGGTCTACGGGGACGAGGTCGTGCGCGCCGCCGTTGGACGGTACGCGCGCACCTTCCGCTTCGCCCACCCCACGCCGGAGGATCTCCTCGGCGTCATGCGTGAGGTCGCTGGTCCCACCGCGGCTGAAGCGCTTCGTTCGGTCCTCTTCGACGGGGCTCGCGTCGACTACGCGATCACCGAGATCCAGCCCCATGCACCCGAGCCGCTCCCTGGAGTGGGTGCCGGCACCGCATCTCCCGCCTACACCGGGCTCGTCGTCGTCCGGCGTCGCGGTTCCCTCGTCCTCCCCGTCGACGTCGTGTTTCATGCTGCGGATGGCAGCACGCAGCGCGTTCGCTGGGAGGCCACCGAGCGTGCTGCGCGCATCGTCTATCAGGGCTCATCTCCTCTCGTTGCTGCCGTCGTCGATCCCGAGCGCCGCGTCCTTCTCGACGAGGATCTCACCAACAACGCTCGGAGCCTGCGCCCTCGGTGGGTCGCGCCCCGCGTCCTCGAACGCGCGACCTTCGCTGCAGGCGCCGCCCTCTGGACGATCGGCCCGTGA
- a CDS encoding J domain-containing protein has translation MSVRVPRPQPGCDLRSLPLTPAEAFLLSRIDGTLNERDLAAITGMPSSAVEESLQRLHELGAIHLEGAVIGRTSASPAGPAHRPTPSPSSAAVPPPAPPPAAPGGVSAAATHRAPAAPVINPADLAEQVDLSPEKRLRILDLHQRLELLTHYELLGVPEAADKKQIKAAYYALAPEFHPDTYFRKQLGSYKQKIETLFNRITVAHDVLTTKAKRAEYDEYLVQSRANQQMATMMDASRDVARIASAVDASAEAAVVSPAPAAAHPAAPARPAAAPGQPPPKPSSPSMPAITTKERRELLARKLGGALRRPSSMTMQAVKPPAAGASVPLDRPSEPGPSPESARAAEVLKDRYDHARSEAARLQIERYVALGRGALEREDFASAANAYRIAASLAPDDEALQRACAEVQRLAAAALAEGYLKQAQYEENHERWEDASLSYVKVCAGRPDDPAPHERAAFTLLKAGSNTRRAVEFARRAVELSPEAPEMRLTLARAYAIVGLGKSASGELARAAELAKADARLRELVAQTREQIRQGKPI, from the coding sequence ATGAGCGTTCGTGTCCCAAGACCCCAGCCGGGGTGTGATCTGCGGTCTCTTCCGCTGACCCCTGCCGAGGCATTTCTCCTGTCCAGAATCGACGGTACGCTCAACGAGCGGGATCTCGCCGCGATCACGGGGATGCCGTCGAGTGCGGTCGAAGAATCGCTCCAGCGTTTGCACGAGCTGGGCGCCATTCACCTCGAAGGTGCGGTGATCGGGCGTACCTCTGCGTCCCCTGCGGGTCCCGCACATCGGCCCACGCCGTCACCGTCTTCGGCGGCGGTACCGCCGCCCGCGCCGCCTCCTGCGGCTCCAGGCGGCGTGTCGGCTGCTGCCACCCACCGTGCGCCGGCGGCTCCTGTGATCAACCCCGCCGATCTGGCCGAGCAGGTCGATCTCTCGCCCGAGAAGCGGCTTCGCATTCTGGACCTGCATCAGCGGCTCGAGCTCCTCACGCACTACGAGCTGCTCGGCGTTCCGGAAGCGGCCGACAAGAAGCAGATCAAGGCTGCGTACTATGCGCTCGCCCCCGAATTCCATCCCGACACGTACTTCCGGAAGCAGCTCGGGAGCTACAAGCAGAAGATCGAGACGCTGTTCAACCGGATCACGGTGGCGCACGACGTCCTGACGACGAAGGCCAAGCGCGCGGAGTATGACGAGTATCTCGTCCAGTCCCGTGCGAACCAGCAGATGGCGACGATGATGGACGCTTCGAGGGATGTCGCGCGCATCGCCTCGGCCGTGGACGCCTCGGCCGAGGCTGCCGTGGTGAGCCCTGCTCCTGCGGCGGCGCATCCTGCGGCCCCGGCTCGTCCAGCCGCAGCTCCTGGGCAGCCGCCGCCGAAGCCGAGTTCTCCCAGCATGCCGGCGATCACCACGAAGGAGCGCCGCGAACTGCTGGCCCGCAAGCTGGGTGGAGCTCTCCGTCGCCCTTCATCGATGACCATGCAGGCCGTCAAGCCACCTGCTGCCGGCGCCTCCGTCCCTCTGGACCGCCCCTCCGAGCCAGGACCTTCGCCCGAGTCGGCGCGCGCCGCCGAGGTTCTGAAGGACCGCTACGATCATGCCCGCAGCGAGGCCGCCCGCCTCCAGATCGAGCGTTACGTCGCGCTCGGTCGCGGAGCGCTGGAGCGTGAGGACTTTGCGAGCGCTGCCAATGCCTACCGCATTGCGGCCTCGCTCGCGCCCGATGACGAAGCGCTCCAGAGAGCGTGCGCCGAGGTCCAGCGGCTGGCAGCGGCCGCCCTGGCGGAGGGGTACCTCAAGCAGGCGCAGTATGAAGAGAACCACGAGCGCTGGGAGGACGCCTCCTTGAGCTACGTCAAGGTGTGTGCGGGCAGACCTGACGACCCCGCCCCACATGAACGAGCCGCCTTCACCTTGCTGAAAGCGGGCAGCAATACCCGGCGGGCGGTCGAGTTCGCCCGACGCGCGGTCGAACTCTCCCCGGAAGCTCCGGAGATGCGCCTCACACTCGCGCGGGCTTACGCGATCGTGGGCCTCGGGAAGAGCGCGAGCGGCGAGCTTGCGCGTGCGGCGGAGCTGGCCAAGGCTGACGCGCGACTTCGTGAACTGGTGGCGCAGACACGAGAGCAAATTCGGCAAGGGAAGCCGATCTAG
- the rodA gene encoding rod shape-determining protein RodA, protein MISDGLAGEERDHFDWPLFIGTVLIGVLGVINLYSATSVYSGARAELYISQVYWLFVGGIIGGVLVAIDYRHLERLGYILYTFGVFSLALVFVLAKDVRGSARWIEFGAFRFQPSEFMKIFLVIALAKFLHDDPRNEGRTLRDLAIPAALTAVPALLVLKQPDLGTASILTFVFLTIAALTKLRWKSIVLFLGTVIASMPIIWTYVLLPYQKDRVRVFLNPEGDLLRRGWHAYNSRVAIGDGGLFGSGYLKGTQNQFLFLPDQYTDFPFPVFAEEWGFIGSVTLVLIYAFLSLWGIRIASQAKDRFGAVLGIGCSAILFWHALINMGMTSGIFPVVGVTLPLFSYGGSSVCTVMIALSLLMSVSVRRYSGVPSMDRL, encoded by the coding sequence ATGATCAGCGATGGGCTGGCAGGTGAAGAGCGTGACCATTTCGACTGGCCGCTGTTCATCGGCACGGTGCTGATCGGTGTGCTCGGGGTGATCAACCTCTACAGCGCGACCAGCGTGTACTCGGGGGCGCGCGCCGAGCTGTACATCAGCCAGGTTTACTGGCTGTTCGTCGGTGGGATCATCGGGGGCGTGCTGGTCGCGATCGACTACAGGCACCTCGAGCGGCTCGGGTACATCCTGTACACCTTCGGGGTCTTCTCGCTGGCACTGGTGTTCGTCCTCGCGAAGGACGTGCGCGGCTCCGCGCGCTGGATCGAGTTCGGCGCGTTCCGCTTTCAGCCCAGCGAGTTCATGAAGATCTTTCTGGTGATCGCGCTGGCGAAGTTCCTGCACGACGATCCGCGCAACGAGGGGCGCACGCTGCGAGATCTGGCAATACCCGCGGCGTTGACGGCGGTGCCGGCGCTGCTGGTGCTGAAGCAGCCCGATCTGGGGACGGCGTCGATCCTGACCTTCGTCTTCCTCACCATCGCAGCACTGACCAAGCTGCGCTGGAAGAGCATCGTCCTCTTCCTGGGGACGGTGATCGCCTCGATGCCGATCATCTGGACGTATGTGTTGCTGCCGTACCAGAAGGACCGTGTCCGGGTGTTCCTCAACCCGGAGGGCGATCTGCTGCGGCGCGGGTGGCACGCCTACAACTCGCGTGTGGCGATCGGTGATGGGGGGCTGTTCGGGAGCGGCTACCTGAAGGGGACGCAGAACCAGTTCCTCTTCTTGCCCGACCAGTACACGGACTTCCCGTTCCCGGTGTTTGCCGAGGAGTGGGGTTTCATCGGCAGCGTGACGCTGGTGCTGATCTACGCCTTTCTCTCGCTCTGGGGGATCCGCATCGCGTCGCAGGCGAAGGATCGCTTCGGCGCGGTGCTGGGGATCGGGTGTTCGGCAATCCTTTTCTGGCACGCGCTCATCAACATGGGGATGACCTCGGGCATCTTCCCGGTGGTCGGTGTGACGCTGCCGCTGTTCTCGTATGGCGGATCGAGCGTCTGCACGGTGATGATCGCGCTCTCCCTCCTGATGAGCGTGTCGGTGCGGCGCTACTCGGGGGTGCCGTCGATGGATCGGCTCTAG
- the dnaK gene encoding molecular chaperone DnaK, whose protein sequence is MDRVIGIDLGTTNSCVAIVEDGVPTVIPNRGGYKTTPSMVAITEAGKRLVGHIAKRQAITNAENTVYAAKRLIGRKFSSPQVKNAILTASYKIVEGPHGDVRIQLRDRPYSVPEISAMVLQEMKLFAEDYLSETVSKAVITVPAYFNDNQRQATKDAGTIAGLDVIRIVNEPTAAALAYGFGKHIDKTIAVFDLGGGTFDISVLEISAGGVFKVIATAGDTFLGGEDFDARIIDWLVQGFQESHEVDLRQDRMALQRLKDAAEKAKCELSAVLETEVNLPFIISNARNEALHLQRSLSRATLEQLCEDLVERCVEICAQTLDDARLEKDEIEEVILVGGMTRMPRVQQSVRDFFEREPCKGVHPDEVVALGAAVQGSALVDESKQMILLDVTPHALGIMTFGSQFEELIPQNTTVPTSRSKIFTTSRDNQTAVKILVMQGESQNAPDNDLLGEFILTGLRRAAKGQVEIEVTFEINSDGIVSVSARDLETNLHQSIQVTASSGLTKEEVHQMMEDAQEYLVDRRANDQFEGVRQEAERLIAEIERMFPQVEQIVASSDFGRDAIGKARGIVERSRSAIGKRDAAAVKEHMEALTRTHRMFKGVVARPNG, encoded by the coding sequence ATGGATCGTGTCATCGGCATCGACCTCGGCACCACGAATTCGTGCGTCGCCATCGTCGAGGATGGCGTCCCCACGGTCATCCCCAACCGGGGAGGGTACAAGACCACGCCTTCCATGGTCGCCATCACCGAGGCCGGCAAGCGTCTCGTCGGCCACATCGCCAAGCGTCAGGCCATCACGAACGCCGAGAACACCGTCTACGCCGCGAAACGGCTGATCGGGCGCAAGTTCTCGTCGCCACAGGTCAAGAACGCGATCCTCACGGCCTCGTACAAGATCGTCGAGGGGCCGCATGGCGACGTGCGCATCCAGCTCCGAGACCGGCCTTACTCCGTCCCCGAGATCAGCGCGATGGTGCTGCAGGAGATGAAGCTCTTCGCCGAGGACTACCTCAGCGAGACCGTCTCCAAGGCGGTGATCACCGTCCCGGCCTACTTCAACGACAACCAGCGTCAGGCCACGAAGGACGCCGGCACCATCGCGGGACTCGACGTCATCCGGATCGTCAACGAGCCCACCGCCGCTGCGCTCGCGTACGGCTTCGGCAAGCACATCGACAAGACGATCGCCGTCTTCGATCTCGGGGGTGGCACGTTCGACATCTCCGTCCTCGAGATCAGCGCCGGGGGCGTGTTCAAGGTCATCGCCACCGCCGGGGATACGTTCCTCGGGGGCGAGGACTTCGATGCGCGGATCATCGACTGGCTCGTTCAAGGCTTCCAGGAGAGCCACGAGGTGGATCTGCGCCAGGACCGCATGGCGCTCCAGCGCCTCAAGGACGCTGCCGAGAAGGCCAAGTGCGAGCTCAGCGCCGTGCTGGAGACCGAGGTCAACCTCCCGTTCATCATCTCCAACGCCCGCAACGAGGCGCTACATCTGCAGCGCAGCCTGAGCCGCGCGACGCTCGAGCAGCTCTGCGAGGATCTGGTGGAGCGCTGCGTGGAGATCTGCGCCCAGACGCTCGATGACGCTCGGCTCGAGAAGGACGAGATCGAGGAGGTCATCCTCGTCGGTGGGATGACCCGGATGCCGAGAGTTCAGCAGTCCGTGCGTGATTTCTTCGAGCGTGAGCCCTGCAAGGGGGTCCACCCGGATGAGGTCGTCGCGCTGGGAGCTGCGGTGCAAGGGTCCGCCCTCGTCGACGAGTCGAAGCAGATGATCTTGCTCGACGTCACGCCTCACGCCCTCGGGATCATGACCTTCGGATCGCAGTTCGAGGAGTTGATCCCGCAGAACACGACCGTGCCCACGAGCCGGTCCAAGATCTTCACCACGAGCCGCGACAACCAGACGGCCGTGAAGATCCTGGTGATGCAGGGCGAGAGCCAGAACGCGCCCGACAATGATCTCCTCGGTGAGTTCATCCTCACGGGTCTTCGTCGCGCCGCCAAGGGGCAGGTCGAGATCGAGGTGACCTTCGAGATCAACAGCGATGGCATCGTGTCGGTCAGCGCGCGGGATCTCGAGACGAACCTGCACCAGTCCATCCAGGTTACTGCCTCCAGTGGTCTCACGAAGGAGGAAGTCCATCAGATGATGGAGGACGCGCAGGAGTACCTGGTCGACCGTCGGGCGAACGATCAGTTCGAGGGCGTGCGGCAGGAGGCCGAGCGCCTCATCGCGGAAATCGAGCGGATGTTCCCGCAGGTGGAGCAGATCGTCGCGTCCAGCGATTTCGGACGCGACGCCATCGGCAAGGCCCGTGGCATCGTCGAACGCTCACGCTCCGCGATCGGCAAGCGAGATGCCGCAGCCGTCAAAGAGCACATGGAAGCCCTCACCCGGACTCACCGCATGTTCAAGGGTGTCGTGGCCAGGCCCAACGGTTGA
- a CDS encoding rhomboid family intramembrane serine protease, giving the protein MSAGQPGGSRLRPCARCNALNGADFDHCIRCGTPLSAVAVGAARVSGRLGGERLLASKVLLALTTFVFAGQLAVWLPRGSVPILLDSSKVVILGALRFGALLISPAALVQEPWRMLSAVFVHFSVLHFGLNMLALINLSRIAEPAVGSARLVITYVCTGIFGFLASVLWGTIVSPSPYAIPTAGASGAIFGIMGLILGVLLRLRDPRWKQFAVQAVFYSLVFGLMIRANNAAHIGGLLLGIIFGLVFAGRQRGFQARPRSRVEFLVNLSAALGLLISIASVLLALRSPHWRLWEQDLLGQNRAPSSHETPEAPRENPGAPRPDQREARAPTRTGAT; this is encoded by the coding sequence GTGAGCGCTGGACAACCTGGGGGCTCACGCCTTCGCCCTTGCGCGCGATGCAACGCCCTGAACGGCGCCGACTTCGACCACTGCATCCGATGCGGGACGCCGCTTTCCGCCGTGGCCGTGGGTGCAGCGCGCGTGAGCGGCCGGCTGGGCGGCGAGCGGCTGCTGGCCTCGAAGGTCCTTCTCGCGCTCACCACGTTCGTGTTCGCCGGCCAGCTCGCGGTCTGGCTCCCCCGCGGCTCGGTACCGATCCTGCTGGACAGCAGCAAGGTGGTCATCCTCGGCGCCCTCCGCTTCGGCGCCCTGCTGATCAGCCCTGCTGCACTCGTCCAGGAACCCTGGCGCATGCTCTCCGCAGTGTTCGTGCACTTCAGTGTGCTCCACTTCGGGCTGAACATGCTCGCGCTGATCAACCTCTCCCGCATCGCAGAGCCCGCGGTGGGGTCGGCCCGGCTCGTCATCACGTATGTATGCACCGGGATCTTCGGCTTCCTCGCGAGTGTGCTCTGGGGGACGATCGTCTCCCCGAGCCCCTATGCCATCCCGACTGCCGGCGCGAGCGGCGCCATCTTCGGGATCATGGGGTTGATCCTGGGCGTCCTGCTGCGCTTGCGGGACCCACGGTGGAAGCAGTTCGCCGTTCAGGCTGTGTTCTACAGCCTCGTCTTCGGACTGATGATCCGCGCCAACAATGCCGCACACATCGGAGGCCTCCTCCTGGGCATCATCTTCGGTCTGGTCTTCGCCGGCAGGCAGCGCGGTTTCCAGGCCAGGCCCCGCAGCCGGGTCGAGTTTCTGGTGAACCTCTCGGCGGCGCTGGGGCTCCTCATCAGCATCGCCTCCGTGCTCCTCGCGCTGCGCTCTCCTCACTGGCGATTGTGGGAACAAGACCTGCTCGGTCAGAACCGCGCTCCTTCTTCTCACGAGACCCCCGAGGCCCCCCGCGAGAACCCCGGAGCCCCACGCCCCGACCAGCGTGAAGCGCGCGCGCCGACGCGGACCGGAGCCACCTGA
- a CDS encoding RNA polymerase sigma factor: MSRPAMVASVTAQRPDLEAERRLCERAAQGDRVALGQLLRTHGPVLYRSVLLPRLGSEAVAQDALAETYARVVEKFGQFQWQNCGIYPWLRVIALRIALDMLRARKRETLFEPDDLQREIDASEAEPSGRADVELCEQRDLAEARTRVEVALGRLNPRYASAIRLRVLEERPREEVARELGVTVATFDVVLHRAMTALKKALGAGVVPGAVSEQGASREAM; encoded by the coding sequence GTGTCGCGTCCGGCTATGGTCGCGTCCGTGACGGCGCAAAGGCCAGACCTGGAGGCGGAGCGGCGGCTGTGCGAGCGCGCGGCGCAGGGCGATCGGGTCGCCCTCGGTCAGCTCCTCCGCACCCACGGGCCGGTGCTGTACCGCTCGGTGCTGCTGCCGCGCCTCGGCTCGGAGGCCGTCGCGCAGGATGCGCTGGCCGAGACATATGCGCGCGTGGTCGAGAAGTTCGGCCAGTTCCAGTGGCAGAACTGCGGAATCTATCCGTGGCTCCGGGTGATCGCGTTGCGCATCGCACTCGACATGCTCCGGGCGCGGAAGCGGGAGACGCTCTTCGAGCCGGACGATCTGCAGCGCGAGATCGATGCCTCCGAGGCAGAGCCATCGGGCCGCGCGGATGTGGAGCTGTGCGAGCAGCGGGATCTCGCGGAGGCGCGGACACGTGTGGAGGTGGCCCTGGGGCGGTTGAACCCGCGGTATGCCAGCGCGATCCGGTTGCGGGTCCTCGAGGAGCGGCCGAGAGAGGAGGTCGCTCGTGAGCTCGGTGTCACGGTGGCGACGTTCGATGTCGTCTTGCACCGGGCGATGACGGCGCTGAAAAAGGCGCTCGGGGCAGGTGTCGTACCGGGCGCGGTGTCCGAGCAGGGCGCGTCCAGGGAGGCGATGTGA